One Leptolyngbya sp. SIO1E4 genomic window, CACCAATACGCCTCCCAAGATAATAAACCCAGCCCCCAACAAAAGCTGCAGCGGGTTCATCTGTTGCCACTCGGCAAAAATCACCAGCGCGAGCCCAGTTGTGATCAACGTATTCATGTTGTAGAGCGGTACTAGTTGAGCCAAAGGGACCTGGTATTTCAGCAAACCGAGCACCACACAGCCCGTGCCTAATGCCCAGAAAACCCCCTGCATAGAAGAAAAGGCGACGGCTATGGGTGACGGCATGCTGCCCGGTAGCAGCTGATTGAACAGGAGGCCGGTGCCGCTAATGGCAATGCCGATGCAGAACAAGTGCCCCCCGACTGACATTCCCGCGTTTGTGCTGCTTTTGGCAAATACACTGGAAATCCCGTAAAACAGTGCTGGCAAGATACCGCCGACCAGCAGTCCCAGTAGTTTGGATGACATAACCCTCTGTCTTTACCCAATAAAAAATGAGCGCCAGGCGCTCACCTTAAATCTTGCCAGATAAAAATGGTCGCACTTGGACGTGACGGACAACGCCCCACAACTCGGGAGAAGTGAACTATGCAGAGGGTGCATTGCGATTGGGTGCTGCCCTCTGACACCCCTTGGCAAAGCTAAACCGCTTCTCAGTTGGTTTCCAGGTTTGCTCTTGAAAGAGCAGTGCGGTGAGGTGAATGACAGACAGCAGAATGGCTGCGATCGCTAAGACATAGCTATGGAACGCATACATATGCTGCAGTGTGATGCTGCTGATACCGCTGCCACCGGAGAGAATCTCCTTCAATGTTGCTCCGACCAGGGGAATGGAGCCCACAATGCTGAGTTCGACCTTAAAGCGCCAGAAACTGGTCTGTTCCCAACTTAAGACAATGGCAGTCCAGCTGAGGCCAATGGCGGTGAGGGTTAAAAGGATACCGCTGATCCAACCGGTAAGCCAGGAGAGCAAAAACTCGCGACCTAAGAACATCACGACGATTTGAACCAGGGCTAAGATAATTAGGCCATGACCGGCAACCTGATGCAGGCTCAGGATGAGGGTTCCGTTGGTAATGGTGTGCATAATCCTGGTCAGTGATTCGTGTGCCCCCATGGCTGCCGGCTGATAATAAAACGCCAGCAAGACACCGGTCAGAGCAGCCACGCCACATAGGGTTAACTCCGCCACCGCCAGTAGGGTGGCTGTCCGTTGCAGGATGTAGCGGTACCGCTGCGATGAAGGAAATCGGCTAGTCAACTGCCCTGCCAGCGCTTGGGCGATCGCGGCTTTTGCAGATAAGAGTCGAGCTTTCACAACATTGCCTCCCACAAAAAATGCCCTAAGCCTTTTAAGGAACTGATCACAGAGAACAACCCCCGCGACATAGACCGCAAAATAAAGCAGTCGCCATCGGAAAATCACACTGACCTGCCAGGCTGGATACCGGCTCAGCAGGTCTGTTCGAGAAGACACGATGTCCCTAAGCCAGTCCTGGTACTCCTGCCACACCTCTGGGAAATGGCTCATGATGCCACTGACTTTGCTGGCTAATTCCATTTCTTCCTCAGGCATCTCATACCCCCTTGGGCTCTGGCGTCCAATGAGCAACGCTCTCTAGCAGTTGCTGTTTAGCATTCAGTGCCTGCACTCCTGTACCCGTGATTCGGTAGTATTTCCGCCGGGCACCGGTATGTTCTTCCGGGGCTTCATCTCCCCATTCAGATTTGACAAAGCCCTTTTTCTCCAGCTTCTTCAGGTTGGGGTAGAGCGAGTTAAATCCGATCTGCTGCCCCCCACTTTTTTCGATCGCGGCCATGATCTCCAGGCCATAGCGTCTGCGGAAGCGCAGCGCTGCCAGAATCACTTCTTGGTTAGGGGTCAGACGCAAATCTTGATCGCTCATATCCATTCTTAACGGCTATCCCTGACAGGCGAATTTATTCAAATATAATCTTATATCTAATAAATGGATATATCTATTTTGTTAGAACGAATTTGGCCAGTACTGGAAAGTGATCCGAACTCCCGCCATCGTGACCGACCCATGCCCGCAGCGCCGTAAACTCGTCTGAGTGCCAAATGTAGTCTATGCGTTGACCGGCTGCGAGGGAGAAGTAGCCAACCTGAACTGAAAGTGTATGGCCTAAGCCCCAGCCTTGTTTGCGAAAACTGTCGTGGGCAAAGCTAGAGAGCCTGGCGTAGAACTCAGAGGTGTCTACCAAGTTGCAGTCACAGAGCAGCAAGAAAGGATCGCTTTCTTGTCGCAGTTGTTCTTCCAGGCGACGGATTTCCTCAGTTTTTTGGGCGTAATGTTTCCTAGCAGTGGCAGGCCACTGATGAAAGGGCTCTCCTAGGGTAGGGTTGTGAACCCCGTCTACACTGACCACTTGAATGCGCTGGTCACTTATCTGAATGGTTGCCCGGATTCCTAACCGCGATCCGGGCGGAGAAAACGCCTTACCCGTGTTCGGCCTGACGCCAGAGCGATGCCCCGGTAGAGAAAAGATCACACTCTTTTTAACCGGAAATTTACTCAAAATGCCCACAGCCCCTAATCCTGGTTGCTCCAGCACGAGGGCCTTGTGGGGATAATCGTCGGCAAGTGCTTGAGTTAATGCCCTTAGCAGCTGCGGGGTAAATTCTTGCAGTCCCACAATGTCTGGCTGCTCAGCACGAATCACCTGGACGAGGGGCAAAGCGTCTTGATTACCCAAGCGGACGTTAAACGTCATGACGGTGATGGCTTGCCCAGGGGAGGGTGGGTGGGGCAGAGAGGGTAAGAAAAACGCCCCGTACAGCAGGCAAAAGGCCAGGGTAGGAATGCCTAACCCCATCCCCAATCGCCACTGACGAAACCAGAGGGCTGCGATCAGTAAGACCGGCAGAGGAATGAACAGATAGATAGCAATATAGTTGAGGACACCGATTCCCCAGAGATGCCCCAACCCCTGCGATCGCAGGAGCAACCACAGGGTCATGAGCAGTACGTAACTCCAGCCAAGCCACGATATCGGTTTTTTCAGCATGGTGAAGTCTAGAAGTATGGGGTAACAGGGTCTCCTTGCAACTTTAATCAACGAGCTATTAAGCTTGCACAATTTGGTAGCCGTAAGCACACTGCTTTTAATTTCAGGGGGTATTGGGGTTATTTTGATCGTCATCTAGCAATCCAAAAAGGGTGATGGCTCCAGCAGAGGCGAGCGTGTTGGTCGTGGTACTGAGCTGCTTTTGGATGTCAGTAGGATCCTCGAGGGTAGCAAGGTGAAGGCTAATGACTGCGGCGATAGAGGTAATGACAATAGTCAGACAGAGAAGTTTTCTTTTCATGGTTGTTTACTTTTTTAACTTGCCTACAGTCTTCCAAAGCTAGATGTAGCAGGCTGTTCAGCGACTGTTCATCAAGTGTCCAATAGTGTTCAATCATGACCATTTTTGTTCACGCGAATAGAATGGTGCTTAAGCTGAAATGGCTAGATGGCAAAGCGAATGGCGCGATCTCGAAAGTTAGTTCTGACTAGTTGGACACGAGCGAACGATGCTTTAATTCAGTACTTCGAGGGAAATAAATCGAAGCTGGCAGAGCATGTACGGATGTCGCGCACAACGGTAACGAATTTCTTTCATGAAAAGCCAGTCAGTGAGAGTCAGTTTCGAAAAATCTGTTTGACTTTACGTTTGAACTGGCAGGAAGTTTCTTCAACCAATATCCCCTCTGAACCTTTGAGTAATTTCTTCCCAAAATCCCCTCAGCCGGATGAAATTACTTCTTCTGTGACTTTGAATGATTGCTCTACAACTTCACAAACACCTGACGAAGTTCTGATTCAGCAGGTTCGAGAACATTGCCGCAAGAAGATCCTTAATCAGCACAGTCGAATGCGATTGCTAAGCGGTGAAGAGATTGGAGTTGATCAGCTTTATGTAGATGTTTGGTTATTAAATCGCTCTCCCCGCACCTTTCGCGTATCACCAAACAAGTTTCTAGAAACCTTTGATTTGCGAAATGATCGATTAGGTTTGGGAGACCGTATCCGGCGTAATCCAGGCTTTAAAATCGCAAACGAAGAACCAAGATTGGTGATACTTGGAAAGCCGGGCTCGGGTAAAACAACATTCCTTAAGCACTTAGCAGTAGATTGGTATAATGGAAAGTTCAAACCAGGATTAATTGCTGTCTTGATTGAACTCAGGCGAATTCGAGATAAAGGTTGGGATTTGCCATCAGCAATTAGCAAAGAGCTCGAATTAGAAGGATTGCAGGGAACTCAAAAACTCCTTAAACGGGGTTGTTTTTTGATATTAATGGATGGCCTAGACGAAGTACCTACACATGAACTACGGCATAAAGTACAGGAGCAACTTCGTCAGGTTTCAGAGAAATACTCTAAAAATCAATTTATATTGACCTGTCGAACTCAAGTTTTAGGAACTGTTCCAGTCGGGTTTACTTCAGTAGAAGTGGCAGACTTTAGCCCAAACCAAGTAGAACAATTTGTTAAAAATTGGTTTGAAGCGAGTGGTCAATCTGGAGTGAAGGCAAAACAACAGTGGGAAAAAATGAATGTTGCCGTAGCCAGCAAGCCAGATCTAAAAGAGCTAACGGTGACTCCGGTACTGTTGAGTCTCATGTGCCTGGTCTTGCAAGATGAAGGGGAAATTCCCTCTGATAGAGCTTGGCTGTACAAAAGAGGCGTCAAGTTACTCTTGAGTCGATGGAATGATGAAAAACAGATTGATGCTTGGGAAGTAGGTACCAAAACCTATCGCGAATTAGACGTTGAAGACAAAGAAGCTTTGCTAATTGAGATAGCTGCCCGTAAATTTGGTGATCTAAAGAATGATAACTTCGTCCTGTTCAAACAAGAAGAGTTGGCAAGTCAAATTACTCAACAGTTGCAACTGGCCAATCGCAGAGAAGCGGTCGCAGTAATGAAAGCTATTGAAGCTCAGCATGGCTTGCTTGTTGAGAGAGCTGATGAACTTTGGTCATTCTCCCATTTAACGTTCCAAGAACACTTTACAGTTCAATGGCTAACCCAAATCTCTTCTCAACAGCTTGCCGAAAAGATTGCGAATCGGCGGTGGCAAGAAGTTGTCAAGCAACTGGCGAAATCCCAGCAACCCGCTGATCGGCTGTTACGACTTATTAAACAGGCTATTGACCGCTCAATTGCACGTGAGTCAGCAATACAAACTTTCTTAAATTCCTTATTCCGGAAATCAGCGTCTATGAAGACAGACTATGGGTCTGCAGCAATTCGAGCCTTATACTACGCCATTGATCGTGCCCTCGATCATGTCCTTAACTCTGTCGATGATCGCTCGCGCGTGCGTATCCGTGCTCATGACCTTACCCTTGCCCTCGATCATGTCCTCAGTCGTGCCCGCGCCCGTGCTCTCGATCTCCCCCAAGCCCGTCTTCTTTCTCAAGCGTTCAACCTTACTCGTGTTCTTGCCCAAGAACTCTCTGGCAATCTTGATCTTGCGCTTGCTCGAGCCCTTATCCTTATTCTTGCCCTCGACCTCGCTTTAGATCTTGATGTTGATCTCGCTCGTGCACTTGATCGCACTTACCCTCTCGACCTGGATCTAGCGCGAGCTATGAATCTTGCCCATGCACGCGTCCTTGACCTTGACCTTGACT contains:
- a CDS encoding endonuclease/exonuclease/phosphatase family protein, with amino-acid sequence MTLWLLLRSQGLGHLWGIGVLNYIAIYLFIPLPVLLIAALWFRQWRLGMGLGIPTLAFCLLYGAFFLPSLPHPPSPGQAITVMTFNVRLGNQDALPLVQVIRAEQPDIVGLQEFTPQLLRALTQALADDYPHKALVLEQPGLGAVGILSKFPVKKSVIFSLPGHRSGVRPNTGKAFSPPGSRLGIRATIQISDQRIQVVSVDGVHNPTLGEPFHQWPATARKHYAQKTEEIRRLEEQLRQESDPFLLLCDCNLVDTSEFYARLSSFAHDSFRKQGWGLGHTLSVQVGYFSLAAGQRIDYIWHSDEFTALRAWVGHDGGSSDHFPVLAKFVLTK
- a CDS encoding cytochrome bc complex cytochrome b subunit, which produces MPEEEMELASKVSGIMSHFPEVWQEYQDWLRDIVSSRTDLLSRYPAWQVSVIFRWRLLYFAVYVAGVVLCDQFLKRLRAFFVGGNVVKARLLSAKAAIAQALAGQLTSRFPSSQRYRYILQRTATLLAVAELTLCGVAALTGVLLAFYYQPAAMGAHESLTRIMHTITNGTLILSLHQVAGHGLIILALVQIVVMFLGREFLLSWLTGWISGILLTLTAIGLSWTAIVLSWEQTSFWRFKVELSIVGSIPLVGATLKEILSGGSGISSITLQHMYAFHSYVLAIAAILLSVIHLTALLFQEQTWKPTEKRFSFAKGCQRAAPNRNAPSA
- a CDS encoding NACHT domain-containing protein; translated protein: MAKRMARSRKLVLTSWTRANDALIQYFEGNKSKLAEHVRMSRTTVTNFFHEKPVSESQFRKICLTLRLNWQEVSSTNIPSEPLSNFFPKSPQPDEITSSVTLNDCSTTSQTPDEVLIQQVREHCRKKILNQHSRMRLLSGEEIGVDQLYVDVWLLNRSPRTFRVSPNKFLETFDLRNDRLGLGDRIRRNPGFKIANEEPRLVILGKPGSGKTTFLKHLAVDWYNGKFKPGLIAVLIELRRIRDKGWDLPSAISKELELEGLQGTQKLLKRGCFLILMDGLDEVPTHELRHKVQEQLRQVSEKYSKNQFILTCRTQVLGTVPVGFTSVEVADFSPNQVEQFVKNWFEASGQSGVKAKQQWEKMNVAVASKPDLKELTVTPVLLSLMCLVLQDEGEIPSDRAWLYKRGVKLLLSRWNDEKQIDAWEVGTKTYRELDVEDKEALLIEIAARKFGDLKNDNFVLFKQEELASQITQQLQLANRREAVAVMKAIEAQHGLLVERADELWSFSHLTFQEHFTVQWLTQISSQQLAEKIANRRWQEVVKQLAKSQQPADRLLRLIKQAIDRSIARESAIQTFLNSLFRKSASMKTDYGSAAIRALYYAIDRALDHVLNSVDDRSRVRIRAHDLTLALDHVLSRARARALDLPQARLLSQAFNLTRVLAQELSGNLDLALARALILILALDLALDLDVDLARALDRTYPLDLDLARAMNLAHARVLDLDLDFDINPQLTAQLKQLRAELPVSDNWNQSQPIDKTQWIERLRQVMIEHRNIGHNWRFTNEQKQQLERYYNANKFLVDLMKIEGAISDDVRVEIEDTLLLPWAELQRLQAYVYGDLC
- a CDS encoding helix-turn-helix transcriptional regulator; the protein is MSDQDLRLTPNQEVILAALRFRRRYGLEIMAAIEKSGGQQIGFNSLYPNLKKLEKKGFVKSEWGDEAPEEHTGARRKYYRITGTGVQALNAKQQLLESVAHWTPEPKGV